Below is a genomic region from Prochlorococcus marinus str. MIT 0918.
GACCTGAAGTTAGTGGTATTACAAGTCCCTCACTATATGCAATCCCAATGGAATCAATGGAATTATGTGAAAAAGCAGGGACGAAAATTACAGAAGAAATTTACAAGCCTGTTTGGCAATTTGATAATAAGTGGTCATGCATTAAGAGTGCCAAGTAAAAATATCTAATCGTTAGGTTGAATTGTTGGTAATAATAATCAAATTTAATTAGCGCTTAACATCATGCGCACATCCATCTCCATTATATTTATCACTATTGTAATACCCATTTCTTGTACCAAAATAAGCAGTAGCAATAACAAAAGGGATTGATATCCAAATTAAAAAGCTTGATAACACCTTGAAAATTTTAGTCTTTTTCAAATATAGGGTAAATCCAAAAGGTTTTAAACCTAATATGATCAAGAAGAAATTAAATTAACAAGAAATTTTTAAAAATTGGATTAACCGCAAAAACTATTATTAAGCCAGATAGCAAAAGCCAAAAGAAAAGTAAAGTAAGTACAAAAGTTGACCCTCTAAAGATAGGCTTGAAGAAACTATTATTACTCTCGTTTTTCAATATAAGTTGACATTCTAGAACTTGTGATTTAGATAAACGAAAATATTCTGACCCTGGAAGGCGCACATCAGAGTATTGGAATTGCAACTTCTTGGTTATGGATTCGAATTCCTTTGTCTTTAAATGCGCCGAAAGGATTCCTGGCCTATAAAATTCTTCCGACTTATTTAAATTAGTGCTACAACCAATATTATACAAATCTCCATTGCGAATTAAATATACATATCCTTCCATAAAAACTAATATAAGAATTCTAATTATGGAGTAAAAAATAGAATATACTGAAAATATTGAAAATACTTATAGAAACCTAGAAAAACCTTCACTTTTCTATGAAATTCAATTATTAAAATAGGATATTTAAACAAATCTTCTAATGATCATGCTGCAATAGGAAGATCTTTATTAAGGGTGTCTATCCTAAGACGTTGTTCTAGTTTAGGTCCATAAAGCTCATCACCCCAAATTTCAACTTTAGATTCTTGAGGAGCTAAGAAAAGAAAAACTTCCTTAGGAAATATAACTCTTTCTAAAAAGAAATTCTGTGGTCCTATACATCTAAGGACAATCATAGATTTTCCTTCATTACAATAAGAAAATTGAGTCATAGCCTAATGATTCTCTAATTATTAGAACACCTTTGAACAATTCATACTGTATAAAAAATAACTAAAACTAATTATAGAAAGAGATAGGAACTTTAAACAGAAAAAGGTTCATTATAATTTCTTTGTTTCTATGTTAATTATTTCTCTTAATTGATTAACCTCCACAACAACATCACAATCAATCTCCATTAAAGAAAACTGAGGTATAGAAGCTTGAATCATCCGTAAAAAAGAAGTTAAAACCTCTCCTTGGAGCCCAGATCCTCTAGTTAATAACATCTGTTGTTCTTGCTGAACTTTCCATTGACATGTTGAAGAAAAATCAATGGTTTTTATATGCCACAATTTAGAAATTCTTTTCCATATTCCTAAATACATAGAAAGAGACTTTTGTATTTTTTTCCTATAAATTAATTCATCCTCAGTTAGTGGTGGCGTTAAAACCTGATTCATTTTGCTTTGACTTAAAGAATAATCAATTGGATAACAACCTAAGAACCATCCTTCTAAAACTAAAAGGTCTGGATAGGCTCTATGCCAACCAGACCTATCTCCATAACCATTTCTCAACGCTTTATCAAATTTTGGAGCATTAAGCTCGCCAGTTTTAAGCCAATGATCAATTGATTGATCTAGAAGCTTAATTGAATGACTACCAGGAAACCCTCGAGGAACACCCCAAGGATTACCTTGCATAGCCAAATCCAATTCTGAACCTGTTAGATAAAAGTCATCTAAAGAAATAACTTTTACCGACATATTCAACTCTTTCGCTGAAGCTTCCAACCATCTTCCAAAGGTAGTTTTACCACAACCAGGTAATGCTGATAATCCCAAAACATACCTTCTTTCAGGATTATCTAAACACTTACTAATCTCTGTAAGAAATGGGAGACCCAAACCCCAAATCCAATCTAATTTAGTTCCCTTGGCCCAATAGGAAGATGCTAACTTTTCACCATTTTTATATGACCAATAATCAACCCATTCAGAAAAATCCCATTCTAATTTATTTAATAAAGATTCAAACTTTTCAATTGAGAATAAAATCTCAGCATGGATAGGATCACCAAATGGAGGTTTAATTATTTTCTTACTTTTTTGTTTAGAAGAGACATTAATCATAATTGTTATATATGGCTATTGATCAAATTCTTTATTGACATAGCCCATCCTTCTGAATGAGGGGCTGGCGCTATAATCAAATCTTGATTCTTAATATTATCAACTAAAGTCTTATTAGGTCCACTAACTCCTGGAACAACGACAGCTTTATCTGCTATTTCTAACAAAGGTAAATCATTAGGAGAATCTCCTAAAGCTATTATTTTCGCATCAGTTTGATTAAGGTATTTTTTTAATTTAACTACTGCCTTACCTTTATCACTATTCTCATCTAAAAGATGACTCATTCTATTTCCTTGATAGATTTTACAGCCATATTTCCCAGCAATACTATTCACATTAAGCCTATCCTCATCAGTTGGATTAAGAAAAGGAACGCTCCATTCTCTTGCCAAAGCAAGTTTTATTGAATTACCTTTCAAACCAGTTAGAAGCTCAATATCTTCATAAGATAAATCATTAAGCCCCTTTAATTTAACACCAATTTCTAATGAAATATTTTCTAATATTGCCTTTAAGTCTTTATAACTTCGTCCTAAAATTAATTCCCACTCTTTAGTATCTAATTCACTATTTCCATATACTGCACCACCATTTTCTACAATAAAAGGATCATGTAGATCTATATCTTTGCGCAATAATCTAACCTCAGAAGCAGTTTTACTTGTACATGGAATTATTGGTATTTTCAGTTCTTGTAACCATCTAATTGTAGGTATCGCAGGAGTTAAATCATAATCATGATCCATCAATGTTCCATCAATATCAGTGACTATCCACCATTTATCACGTTTGGTATTTAATGTCATTTTTTTTGAGTTAACCAATGAACAGCATAAGGGTTTAATTCTATTCGATTGTCAAAATAAACTTTATTATTTAAACAATCACACCAAGCAGAAGGAAATTTTGTAAGGAGCACATCCGCAAAAGAAAAACTTAGCTTTTTATTAGTCATATTATGTAGAACCCACACACGATAGTCTTCTATACCCCGTGAAAAAAGTACAACGTCACTACGTTTCTTACTATATAAAATCATAGGCTCATCTGGATGAAAAGCTTTTAAACGACTTCTAACTGTCATTGCTTGGTTTAAAGCTAAAAGATTTTTACTAGCATTAGAATTAATATCTTTCAATGCATGTTCTAATGATTTAAAATCAAATCTTTCTCTATTAAGATCTCGTCTTTCACCAGATTTATCAAAAGCAAATATATCATTTTCAGATGCCATGATTGCTTGTAAATAAAATGCAGGAACACCTTTCAAAGCCATAACAAAAAGTTGACTTAATAGAAATCTTTTGGATTGAAAAAGATTTCTATTTATTCCTGTATCAGCCATTGCACTCCACCAACTTATATTCAATTCATACGGCTTATCTTCTCCATTAGACATTCTTCTATGACTAATAAGTCCACCACGTTTTTCACATGCAATTAACAAGTTATGTAGTCTATATGGCTCCATCAAGCCTTCTAAAGCCCTAAGGCCAATTCCATCATGAGAAGCAGTAAAGTTTAAAAAACCTGTTTTATCAGGAAGAGTAGGCCATGAGTCTAACCATTTATTAACTAAATCAGCCTTGTTAGTAATCAAGGCTTCAAGTAACAAAGGCGGCAAAGGGAAATTATATGCAAGTTGTGCTTCATCACCAGAAATAAGGTATGAAACATTCTCTTTCTCGGGAACATTTGTTTCTGTTATAAGGACCCCTGATTCACAAAGTTCTTTAAGTAATATTCTTAAAACCTTTACTAAATCATGAGCTTGCTTCATATTCAAACAAGTTGTTGAAGGCTCTTTCCATATAAAACCTATTGCATCTAATCGAATCCATCGAATACCGTTCCTTAAGTATTTAATTATTAAAGTTAAAAATTCTAATATTAAGAGAGGTTCATTCCAATTAACATCAACTTGATCTGGACCAAATGTTGTCCATACGTCTTTTCTTCCTTGATTAGTTATAATACTTGTAAACAAAGAAGTATTTCTTGCTCTAATAACATTTCCCCAATCATCCTTAATAGAAGGCGACAAAATATATTTAATTCCTGGATTACTAGACATTTTAAATTGATGTACCCATGGATGAGAAGCAGAAACATGATTCAAAACCAAATCTGCCATAATTAAGTTATTTTCAGAAAGATTATTAATATCATCCCAATCACCAAACCGTGGTTCTACTTTTTCATAACTTGATACTGCAAACCCACCATCGCTAGTTGAACATAAAAAAGGTAAAATATGAATTATAGATGCAAGTTTACCTAGATGATTATCAATTAATCTTTTTAATGGTGATAAAGTAGATTTACTATTTGAATAAACTCCATCAGCATACGTAATTAAAACAGCTGTAGAAGAATCCCATACAGAAGCCTGCTTTTGATTGTGATTAAAATCAATATCCTTGTTTTCTTCCAAAATCTGCAACAATTGCGACCACATATAATTAAAGTCTTCTGGAGAATGATCCTTGTAGATTGTTTTCAGCAAGCCACGTAGAGTTTCTAATTGCGCACCAGCACCTGTCACTGCGTATTCACCAATACTCTGTACAGGATCATCGTAAACACTCTTTCATTCAGTTGCTCTTATTACCGAATGGACTTTCAACAGGGATTAATCACAACAATTCATCAATATGGAGTTACTGAAGATTCTCTTGATCTATTAAGGCAAGGTTTAAGAAGAAAACCAACGGCTCTTTTAATCCCTTGCCTATTTGAAGAATTCAAAAGGCCAGCTTTGTCTCTTACAAAAAATGTATTGCAAAAATTGGAAGGGTTGAACGAATTAATTATTGCTTTATCTGCCAAATCTGCTAATGAGGTTTCAGAAGCCAAAAGATTTTTCTCTGACATGCCTTTTCCTGTCCACGTTCAATGGACTAATGGGCCTGCTGTAATAGAGCTTCTTAAAAGTCAAGAAAAGAATGGGCTTGATTTATTAGGAACACCAGGCAAAGGATGGGCTGTTTGGCAAGGCATTGGTATCGCCACAAGGAAATCTGAGGTGGTAGGGCTTTTTGATGCAGACATAAAAACATTCGGCCTTTCTTACCCTGTAAGAATGTTGCAGCCATTACTAGATCCATCTAATGGGATCTCATATGTAAAAGCTTTTTATAGTCGTTTATCACAACAGACAAATGCATTACAAGGACGCGCAACAAGGTTATTTGTTGGCCCTTTACTGACATCCCTTGAACAAATTTATGGTCAAGGTCCTTTCCTCAAATACCTACAGGCTTTTAGATATCCTTTAGCAGGAGAGTTTGCATTTACAAAAGACCTAGGCATGAATTTAAGAATTCCTTGTGACTGGGGATTAGAAATCGGATTGTTATCTGAGGTTTATAGAAATGTAAGGATATCCAGAATCGCGCAAGTTGATCTTGGGGTTTTTGATCACAAACATAAAGAAATTGGGAAAAGTCAAAAAGAAG
It encodes:
- a CDS encoding DUF1830 domain-containing protein — encoded protein: MTQFSYCNEGKSMIVLRCIGPQNFFLERVIFPKEVFLFLAPQESKVEIWGDELYGPKLEQRLRIDTLNKDLPIAA
- a CDS encoding uridine kinase, translated to MINVSSKQKSKKIIKPPFGDPIHAEILFSIEKFESLLNKLEWDFSEWVDYWSYKNGEKLASSYWAKGTKLDWIWGLGLPFLTEISKCLDNPERRYVLGLSALPGCGKTTFGRWLEASAKELNMSVKVISLDDFYLTGSELDLAMQGNPWGVPRGFPGSHSIKLLDQSIDHWLKTGELNAPKFDKALRNGYGDRSGWHRAYPDLLVLEGWFLGCYPIDYSLSQSKMNQVLTPPLTEDELIYRKKIQKSLSMYLGIWKRISKLWHIKTIDFSSTCQWKVQQEQQMLLTRGSGLQGEVLTSFLRMIQASIPQFSLMEIDCDVVVEVNQLREIINIETKKL
- the yedP gene encoding mannosyl-3-phosphoglycerate phosphatase-related protein YedP — encoded protein: MTLNTKRDKWWIVTDIDGTLMDHDYDLTPAIPTIRWLQELKIPIIPCTSKTASEVRLLRKDIDLHDPFIVENGGAVYGNSELDTKEWELILGRSYKDLKAILENISLEIGVKLKGLNDLSYEDIELLTGLKGNSIKLALAREWSVPFLNPTDEDRLNVNSIAGKYGCKIYQGNRMSHLLDENSDKGKAVVKLKKYLNQTDAKIIALGDSPNDLPLLEIADKAVVVPGVSGPNKTLVDNIKNQDLIIAPAPHSEGWAMSIKNLINSHI
- a CDS encoding alpha-amylase family glycosyl hydrolase, with the protein product MTGAGAQLETLRGLLKTIYKDHSPEDFNYMWSQLLQILEENKDIDFNHNQKQASVWDSSTAVLITYADGVYSNSKSTLSPLKRLIDNHLGKLASIIHILPFLCSTSDGGFAVSSYEKVEPRFGDWDDINNLSENNLIMADLVLNHVSASHPWVHQFKMSSNPGIKYILSPSIKDDWGNVIRARNTSLFTSIITNQGRKDVWTTFGPDQVDVNWNEPLLILEFLTLIIKYLRNGIRWIRLDAIGFIWKEPSTTCLNMKQAHDLVKVLRILLKELCESGVLITETNVPEKENVSYLISGDEAQLAYNFPLPPLLLEALITNKADLVNKWLDSWPTLPDKTGFLNFTASHDGIGLRALEGLMEPYRLHNLLIACEKRGGLISHRRMSNGEDKPYELNISWWSAMADTGINRNLFQSKRFLLSQLFVMALKGVPAFYLQAIMASENDIFAFDKSGERRDLNRERFDFKSLEHALKDINSNASKNLLALNQAMTVRSRLKAFHPDEPMILYSKKRSDVVLFSRGIEDYRVWVLHNMTNKKLSFSFADVLLTKFPSAWCDCLNNKVYFDNRIELNPYAVHWLTQKK
- a CDS encoding glycosyl transferase, which gives rise to MDFQQGLITTIHQYGVTEDSLDLLRQGLRRKPTALLIPCLFEEFKRPALSLTKNVLQKLEGLNELIIALSAKSANEVSEAKRFFSDMPFPVHVQWTNGPAVIELLKSQEKNGLDLLGTPGKGWAVWQGIGIATRKSEVVGLFDADIKTFGLSYPVRMLQPLLDPSNGISYVKAFYSRLSQQTNALQGRATRLFVGPLLTSLEQIYGQGPFLKYLQAFRYPLAGEFAFTKDLGMNLRIPCDWGLEIGLLSEVYRNVRISRIAQVDLGVFDHKHKEIGKSQKEGLQKMCTEILSSVLRGLMEHQAETLTDSQLSTLEVLYKRVGQDRVKQFGLDSAVNNIPYDRHEEELSVQKFTKLLRPSIIQFLKSPVTQQLPCWARVLSCESNMQDDLVNAGLDLSLL